Below is a genomic region from Marinobacter salarius.
GTCAGAGCCCTATGTTATCGCCGTGATGATGGCGGCATCCGCCAGTTTCGCAACGCCACTGGGCTACCAGACCAATATGATGGTGTTTGGCCCCGGGGGGTATCGGTTTATGGACTTCGTGAAGGTCGGCTTACCGATGAATCTGTTTATCGGGCTGGTGACTGTTGGTGTGATTTCCGTAGTCTACGGGATCAGCCTCTCTTGAGAGTGGTTTCGGTGGGGTTGGCGAGAATGTCGCAGCAAAGGACCCTCAGCTCGCCCTTGTGGTGGTAACCGAGGGACAGGGTGACGCACATGTAGGCGCCCGTAATACAGAGGTAGGGCGCGGTTATATGAACCTGGCCGGGCTGGGCGATGGCCTGGCGCAGATACTGCTGACGATACCAGTCGGCACTGGTGGTGCTTTCCAGAGGCCGGAACCTAGGGTCCAGACTGCGGGCCATGGCGTCCGACACCATGGTGTCATCGATTTGCACGCCATTGGCATCGACCAGGTAACACCGCGACACTGCAGGATGATTCAGCAGGCTGCTGCATGCCTCGTTCATCGGCATGTCTTGCGAGAGTTTATCCACCGCACCATGAAAGAAATCCTCGAAGTACGAAGTCAGTTGATGTGTTGGGTCTCTCGTTATCCGGTTTTTACTCTTATAGTCTCGCAGTAATCCGTCCAGGTCCGTTACTTCGTAGGGAATGTCCGCCAGGGCAGTACTTGGCCTGCTGAAATAGAATCCCTGGACAAAATCAACACCTGCGTCGATGGCGATCATCGCCTGGTCGTGAGTTTCCACGCCTTCGAGGAGCACCAGGCAGCCGGACTGATGAAGCAAAGAGACGATGCCGTTGAGTATCTGTCTGGCCTTGTGGTCGTCGGTGGCCCGGGTCAGAAGCTTGCGGTCCAGTTTCACGATATCCGGTGACAGGTTCCAGATGCGCTCAAAGTTGGAATGGCCAGCACCAAAGTCATCGATAGCGGTCAGGCAGCCCAACTGTTGGTAGTAAGCAACGGTTTCACGCAGCCGTTCTGCGTCGTCCGTTGGCTGCTCCACGATCTCCATTACGATGCGATGGGGGGGCAGGCCCGTTTTCTTCAACAGTTCCCCGAAAAAGCTGTCTGCACGGTTGCCGGCAGACACCACGCGGGGAGAGACGTTCAGGAACAGCCAGTTCAGCTGGTCCTGGAATCCGGAATAGTTGCTGATGTGCAGGTATCGGCACAGGCGGTCAAGCAACAGGTTTTCGGCGTCAGAGCTCGGTAGCTCAAACAAATGGAGAGGCAATACCGCAGCATTATCGGTATCAAAGGCACGAATCAGCGCTTCGTAGCCGACAACGCGTTTGTGGGAAATACTGAAAATTGGCTGCAGCGCCGTTCGTAAAGTCAGGCCCTGGTACTCGGCCGTCCATGATTCGCCTTCCCTGGTTAACATCGGCGACAGCACATCAACTTCCGGTGCGGTCATCTGCTCTGGGAGGGTTCGCGACATAGGCCTTTTCTGGTCCGGATAAACGAAAACATCGGAAAGCCCTGTAGCAGCCCGATCTGTTGATCCTCGTCGTATTCCAATGATTATCAGTAAATAAATCAGTCAGAACGAACAGGATAGGTTAGTTAGACAGAAGATTGCCAAAAACAGCAGGTTATTACCACTATTTCATGTAAAAACAAGTAGCGTCGGGTGACGATGCTCAGGAGGCGTGGCGGGAGCGATGTCCGGCAGCTCCGATGGGAGCCGCAGGAAATCAGTTGTTGCTGGGTACGGCGACGGATTCGTCGAATTCAAGTTCCATGTCTGTTCCTCTCGTTCACTGAGTAACCCAAACCGGGTAAATAAAGTATGTGAAAAGTTTATCGTGTCCATTGGTTTCCACAATCCGTAAAACCCGTATCAGACCAAAGGTATAAGGGATCATGCGTATGGGCTTCTTGGTCAGATATTCTGATCTTTATATCCAAAACATTTTGATTGGTTTTGCCTTGGGCTCTTCTAAACTGGTGTAATTAAACTTGTCTGGTTTCAGGGAGTGCGACGTTAAGCGTCATGCAGGTACGCAATTCGAGCAGTAAATTTGGTGTGGTATCCGTCGCTATTCACTGGCTGGTGGCTGTAGCGGTGTTTGGCCTCTTTGGGTTGGGTTACTGGATGGTTGATCTATCCTACTACGACGACTGGTATCGCACCGGCCCGGATATCCATAGAAGTATCGGTATATTGCTGCTGTTGGTCATGCTGTTTCGCCTGGTGTGGCGACTGTTCAATCCGCTGCCGCGTGCACTCCCGAGCCATAGCCGACTGGAAGTGTTGGCCGCTCATGGCGCACACTCTCTTCTCTATGTGCTGATTTTTGTTGCCATGGCCAGTGGGTACCTGATTTCGACGGCGGATGGGTCCTCGATCAGTGTGTTCAACTGGTTTGATGTGCCTTCGGTGACCGGCCAGATTAAGGGGATGGAAGATACTGCCGGGCTTGTTCATTACTGGTCTACCTGGGCACTTGTCGTGCTTGCTGGTGTACACGGTCTGGCTGCGGTCAAGCATCACCTGATTGACCGGGACGACACCCTTCGGCGCATGTTGGGTGCCGGTCGCCGCCAATCGTAATTCAGACTATCGATTCAATCGTGCCTACGGGCTGTTTCAACAAGGAGATAAACATGAAAAAACTGCTGCTTGCATCTGCGGTTGCACTTACGGTGTCTGGCGGAGTCCAGGCGTCCGAGCACAGCGGAACCTATGCTTTTGATGCCAAAGACACTCACCAGTTTATTACATTCAAGATTTCCCATCTGGGCTATAGCTGGTTGTATGGCCGGTTTAACGATTTCGATGGTGAATTTGTGTACGATGCACAAAACCCGGCGAACAGTTCCGTTGAGGTTGCGGTGGACACCTCCAGCGTTGATTCCAACCACGCCGAGCGCGACAAGCACCTGCGCTCGGAAGACTTCCTGTACGTTGACGAATTCCCAGAGGCCACATTCAAGAGCAAAAGAGTGGTTGTGGACGATGAGGGCGAGGCCGATATCGTCGGTGACCTGACCCTGCGCGGTGTGACGAAAGAGATCACCCTGGACGTGGAAATGCTCGGGCATGGTGACGATCCGTGGGGTGGTTACCGCATGGGGTTTGAAGCTGAAACCGAATTCAAGTTGACGGACTTCGGTATCCCCATGGATCTGGGCAAGGCATCTGAAACCGTTGAGATGATTATTTCTGTGGAAGGCATTCGCCAGTAAAGGTTATTTAGAGGCCCCACCTCTGGTGTTGACCAGACGTGGGGATCGTTTGCCAGGAATACCTGCTAAAGAGTATCCGGGGATTCCTGGGTCGATTGCCCATTCCGGCAAAGGTGGCGCTGACGCCAGAACTGGGCGAAGAATATAACCAGTCCGATAAGTACCCCCGCCCACAGATAAGGACCCGCCAATTGGAAAGTGCCGGTGATGGCAAACTCCACCAATAGCATCAGGGTAAGAGCAAGAACAGCGTTCACCATGGCCGTAATCAGGGCCTGCCCGCAGGCTTTCAGGTTGGGTCTCATAGTTCTCCACTCGTGGGTGTCGTGAAACGGATCATCGTTTTACTGATGGCGAGCATACGGTGAGGGTTACACTCTCTCCATGCGGGAATTCCGCTATTGGAAATTCGACGGGGTGTTGGTGTATCTGCCCCCGCCTCCATATAATGTGCAGTCCCGGCTACTGGCCGGGATAACCAGCGGAATTCATATCAGGCAATAATAAAGGGGCATCCATGCCAGAGTTTCAGACCACGGATGAAGGCTTTGAGCGGGTTTCACTGCGGGACTACACCGAAAAAGCTTACCTCGACTATTCCATGTACGTCATCCTGGACAGGGCGTTGCCCAATGTCGGAGACGGACTGAAGCCGGTGCAGCGGCGCATTATCTACGCCATGTCCGAGCTTGGCCTGAAATCCACCTCAAAGTACAAGAAGTCCGCCCGTACCGTGGGTGATGTTCTGGGTAAGTTTCACCCCCACGGCGATAGTGCCTGTTACGAAGCCATGGTGTTGATGGCCCAGCCGTTTTCCTATCGCTACCCACTGGTGGATGGCCAGGGCAACTGGGGCGCGCCTGACGACCCCAAATCTTTCGCGGCCATGCGTTACACTGAATCCCGCCTCGCCAAATTCGCGGATGTCCTTCTCAGCGAGCTGGGGCAGGGCACGGTGGACTGGGTTCCGAACTTTGATGGCACCATGGATGAGCCTTCGGTGTTGCCTGCAAGGTTGCCTCATGTGCTTTTGAACGGCACCACCGGTATTGCCGTGGGTATGGCAACGGACATTCCGCCCCACAATGTCCGGGAGGTGGCAGCAGCCTGTGTAAGGCTACTCGACCAGCCGGAAGCCACCACCGATGACCTGTGTGAGCATGTCCAGGGGCCGGACTTTCCCACCTACGCGGAGATTATTACGCCTCGCAAGGATATCCGCCAGATGTACGAGACCGGCCGGGGCTCGCTAAGGATGCGGGCGCGCTGGATTAACGAGAGTGGGGAAATCGTGGTGACGGACCTACCTCATCAGGTTTCCGGGAACCGCGTGCTGGAGCAGATCGCTCAGCAGATGCAGACCAAAAAGCTGCCCATGGTCGCGGACCTGCGCGACGAATCCGACCACGAAAACCCGACCCGGTTGGTGATTGTTCCGCGCTCCAATCGCGTGGACCATGAAGGGCTTATGGCTCACCTGTTTGCCAGCACCGACCTGGAGAAAACCTACCGGGTGAATATTAACGTCATTGGCAATGACGGCCGCCCGGGCGTTAAAGGGCTGCGTGAAATGCTGACGGAATGGCTCAGCTTCCGTCGTACCACCGTCACCCGGCGCCTGCAGCACCGTCTGGACAAGGTGCTCGCGCGCCTGCATATCCTGGAAGGCCTGTTGGTGGCCTATCTGAACATCGACGAAGTCATCGCGATTATCCGCTACGAAGATAAACCCAAGGCTGAGTTGATGTCCCGCTTTGGACTGTCCGGGGAACAGGCTGAAGCCATTCTTGAGTTGAAGTTGCGCCACCTGGCCAAGCTTGAAGAAATGAAGATTCGTGGCGAGCAGGACGAGCTGTCGGCTGAGCGGGATGAGTTGCAGGCGATTCTCGGCTCCGAGGACCGCCTGCGGGAACTGATTAAGGATGAATTGCTGGCGGACGCAGAAACCTATGGGGATGATCGTCGTTCACCCATCGTCGAGCGCCGGGAAGCCAGGGCCTTTAGCGAAACCGAACTGGTTTCCAAC
It encodes:
- a CDS encoding EAL domain-containing protein; the protein is MSRTLPEQMTAPEVDVLSPMLTREGESWTAEYQGLTLRTALQPIFSISHKRVVGYEALIRAFDTDNAAVLPLHLFELPSSDAENLLLDRLCRYLHISNYSGFQDQLNWLFLNVSPRVVSAGNRADSFFGELLKKTGLPPHRIVMEIVEQPTDDAERLRETVAYYQQLGCLTAIDDFGAGHSNFERIWNLSPDIVKLDRKLLTRATDDHKARQILNGIVSLLHQSGCLVLLEGVETHDQAMIAIDAGVDFVQGFYFSRPSTALADIPYEVTDLDGLLRDYKSKNRITRDPTHQLTSYFEDFFHGAVDKLSQDMPMNEACSSLLNHPAVSRCYLVDANGVQIDDTMVSDAMARSLDPRFRPLESTTSADWYRQQYLRQAIAQPGQVHITAPYLCITGAYMCVTLSLGYHHKGELRVLCCDILANPTETTLKRG
- a CDS encoding cytochrome b, with protein sequence MQVRNSSSKFGVVSVAIHWLVAVAVFGLFGLGYWMVDLSYYDDWYRTGPDIHRSIGILLLLVMLFRLVWRLFNPLPRALPSHSRLEVLAAHGAHSLLYVLIFVAMASGYLISTADGSSISVFNWFDVPSVTGQIKGMEDTAGLVHYWSTWALVVLAGVHGLAAVKHHLIDRDDTLRRMLGAGRRQS
- a CDS encoding YceI family protein; protein product: MKKLLLASAVALTVSGGVQASEHSGTYAFDAKDTHQFITFKISHLGYSWLYGRFNDFDGEFVYDAQNPANSSVEVAVDTSSVDSNHAERDKHLRSEDFLYVDEFPEATFKSKRVVVDDEGEADIVGDLTLRGVTKEITLDVEMLGHGDDPWGGYRMGFEAETEFKLTDFGIPMDLGKASETVEMIISVEGIRQ
- the parC gene encoding DNA topoisomerase IV subunit A, yielding MPEFQTTDEGFERVSLRDYTEKAYLDYSMYVILDRALPNVGDGLKPVQRRIIYAMSELGLKSTSKYKKSARTVGDVLGKFHPHGDSACYEAMVLMAQPFSYRYPLVDGQGNWGAPDDPKSFAAMRYTESRLAKFADVLLSELGQGTVDWVPNFDGTMDEPSVLPARLPHVLLNGTTGIAVGMATDIPPHNVREVAAACVRLLDQPEATTDDLCEHVQGPDFPTYAEIITPRKDIRQMYETGRGSLRMRARWINESGEIVVTDLPHQVSGNRVLEQIAQQMQTKKLPMVADLRDESDHENPTRLVIVPRSNRVDHEGLMAHLFASTDLEKTYRVNINVIGNDGRPGVKGLREMLTEWLSFRRTTVTRRLQHRLDKVLARLHILEGLLVAYLNIDEVIAIIRYEDKPKAELMSRFGLSGEQAEAILELKLRHLAKLEEMKIRGEQDELSAERDELQAILGSEDRLRELIKDELLADAETYGDDRRSPIVERREARAFSETELVSNDPVTVVLSEKGWVRAAKGHDIEPEGLSYKAGDSFAMAAKGRNNQQAVFLDSTGRAYSLVAHTFPSARGQGEPLSGRINPPSGATFSGLLMGDPARKVLLVTDGGYGFVTSLNDMISKNRNGKAVVSVPKGAKIMPPVVVPDSDNPLYLGAISNEGRMLVFPLNELPELAKGKGNKIISIPSARVQNREEYVVAVAVFAEDDQLEIRAGKRKMGLQFSDLEHYLGERGRRGHKLPRGLQRVDAIDVIQSASNAADVSDADNVANAEEQPDSE